The segment AGCTGCAGGCGGATGTCCTGGTACGCGCGCAGGTCCGCGCGCGTCGACGGCGCGATCTGCAGGAACGACACACGATTGCGGATCGACGCCTGGTGCTCGAGCAGTTTCTCGAACGCGCGGAACCGCTCGACGAGCCCCTTCGAATAATCGAGCCGGTCGACGCTCATGATCAGTTGCCGCCCGCGCAGCGACGTCGCGAGCGTGCGTACGGCCTTGCCGTGCTCGCCCGCCTGCGCGAGCGATGCGATCTCGTCCGGATACACGCCGATCGGATAGGCGGCCGCGCGCAGCGTCTGGCCGAACGCGCGCACGCGGACCGTGTAGCCGTCGCGCTCGATCTCGCCGCCCGCCTCGAATTCGACGTAGTCGCAGAACGCGCGCAGGTCAGGCTCGGTCTGGAAACCGAGCAGGTCGAACGCACACAGCGACTCGACGAGTTCGCGGTGCGGCGGCACGTTGACGAGCACCTGCGCGGCCGGAAACGGAATGTGCAGGAAGAAGCCGATGCGGTTCTTCACGCCAGCCTCGCGCAGCGCACGCGCGAACGGGATCAGGTGATAGTCGTGCACCCAGATCACGTCGTCGTCCTGCAGCAGCGGCACGAGCTGCTGCGCAAGCCAGACGTTGACGCGGCGGTAGCCGTCGAATTCGTGGCGGTCGTACTGGATCAGGTCCGCGCGGTAATGGAACGCGGGCCACAGCGTCGCGTTCGAGAAACCGCGGTAGTACTGGTCGTAATCGCGGCGCGACAGGCCGACGGTCGCGAACGTCACCGGCCCGCGCTCCTCGACGCGGATCTGCGGCGCGCCGGATGCGACGACCTCGCCGCTCCAGCCGAACCACATCCCGCCCGTCTCCTTCAGCGCATCGTAGACGCCGATCGCGAGGCCGCCCGCCGCCGGTTCGCCTTCCGAAATCGGTGCGACGCGGTTTGAAACGATGATGAGACGGCTCATGCGTGCGGCTGCCCCGCGCCAAGCCAGCGCGCGATCTGCTCGTGCAGCGCGTCGACCGAGTCGAGCCGCATGCGGGCAGACGT is part of the Burkholderia pyrrocinia genome and harbors:
- the otsA gene encoding alpha,alpha-trehalose-phosphate synthase (UDP-forming), with the protein product MSRLIIVSNRVAPISEGEPAAGGLAIGVYDALKETGGMWFGWSGEVVASGAPQIRVEERGPVTFATVGLSRRDYDQYYRGFSNATLWPAFHYRADLIQYDRHEFDGYRRVNVWLAQQLVPLLQDDDVIWVHDYHLIPFARALREAGVKNRIGFFLHIPFPAAQVLVNVPPHRELVESLCAFDLLGFQTEPDLRAFCDYVEFEAGGEIERDGYTVRVRAFGQTLRAAAYPIGVYPDEIASLAQAGEHGKAVRTLATSLRGRQLIMSVDRLDYSKGLVERFRAFEKLLEHQASIRNRVSFLQIAPSTRADLRAYQDIRLQLEAESGRINGRYAELDWAPILYIHRQYDRQVLAALYRLARVGFVTPLRDGMNLVAKEYVSAQNPDDPGVLVLSRFAGAARELTGALIVNPIDIDGMADALSQALTMPLAERRARYTDMIAQLRENNVSVWRDNFLRDLQHG